A stretch of Vigna angularis cultivar LongXiaoDou No.4 chromosome 4, ASM1680809v1, whole genome shotgun sequence DNA encodes these proteins:
- the LOC108331243 gene encoding sugar transport protein 5 — MAGEVVPVDLSPAVNGFAGKITLSVVITCLVAASSGLIFGYDVGISGGVTTMVPFLEKFFPNILRKIENAEVNMYCVYDSQILTLFTSSLYLAGLVSSLAASRITIAFGRRNIILFGGTIFLAGSALNGGAENIAMLILGRILLGFGVGFTNQAAPLYLSEIAPPKWRGAFNAGFNFFVGIGVVAAGCINYGTAKHTWGWRVSLGLAVVPAAVMTVGALLITDTPSSLVERGKIDQARRALRKARGSSIDVEPELEELIKWSQIAKSVEQEPFRTIFERQYRPQLVMAIGIVFFQQLTGINVVAFYAPNLFQSVGLGHDAALLSAIILGAANLGSIVLGTAIVDRFGRRFLFVTGGICMFLCQFALSIVLAVATGVHGTKDISKGNGIVVLVLLSVYTATFGGSWGSLTWLIPSEIFPLKIRSTGQSIAIGVQFVTIFIISQTFLAMLCHFKFGVFVFYAGWIVVMTIFIILFLPETKGIPLESMYIVWSKHWFWRHFVKVPQQNLP, encoded by the exons ATGGCCGGTGAGGTGGTTCCTGTGGATTTATCACCAGCGGTCAATGGCTTCGCCGGCAAGATCACGCTTTCCGTTGTCATCACTTGCCTCGTTGCTGCATCTAGTGGACTCATTTTTGGATATGACGTCGGAATTTCAG GAGGTGTGACAACAATGGTACCATTTCTGGAAAAATTCTTCCCAAATATACTGAGAAAGATCGAAAATGCTGAAGTAAACATGTACTGTGTGTATGACAGTCAAATATTGACACTCTTCACCTCTTCTTTATACCTTGCTGGATTAGTGTCATCTCTGGCGGCTAGTAGAATCACGATAGCATTTGGTCGGAGAAACATCATCCTCTTCGGAGGAACCATCTTTCTTGCTGGTAGTGCCTTAAATGGAGGGGCTGAAAATATTGCTATGCTCATATTAGGTCGTATTCTACTCGGATTTGGGGTTGGTTTTACAAATCAA GCTGCGCCATTGTATCTTTCTGAAATAGCTCCACCGAAATGGCGAGGAGCTTTCAACGCGGGGTTCAATTTCTTCGTAGGAATAGGAGTGGTTGCCGCAGGCTGCATAAACTATGGAACCGCAAAGCACACGTGGGGGTGGCGGGTCTCTCTTGGCCTGGCCGTTGTGCCTGCAGCAGTTATGACAGTGGGTGCATTGCTTATAACTGACACCCCAAGTAGCTTGGTTGAGCGCGGCAAAATAGACCAAGCCAGAAGAGCCTTGCGCAAAGCCAGAGGATCCTCCATCGATGTTGAACCTGAGTTGGAAGAACTGATCAAGTGGTCTCAAATTGCAAAATCAGTGGAGCAGGAACCCTTCAGGACCATATTTGAGAGGCAGTATCGACCCCAACTGGTCATGGCAATTGGTATCGTATTCTTTCAACAACTCACAGGGATTAACGTCGTGGCATTCTATGCTCCGAACCTCTTTCAATCAGTGGGTTTGGGACACGATGCTGCTTTACTTTCTGCCATTATACTCGGAGCAGCCAACCTTGGTTCTATTGTCTTGGGCACTGCCATTGTTGATCGGTTTGGTCGAAGGTTCTTGTTCGTAACCGGTGGCATATGCATGTTTCTTTGCCAG TTTGCGTTGTCCATTGTGCTAGCAGTGGCAACTGGTGTTCATGGAACAAAGGATATATCAAAGGGAAATGGGATTGTGGTGTTGGTGTTACTGTCTGTGTACACTGCAACCTTTGGTGGGTCGTGGGGGTCTCTGACATGGCTCATTCCGAGTGAGATTTTCCCCTTAAAAATCAGAAGCACTGGACAAAGCATAGCTATTGGCGTGCAGTTCGTAACCATATTTATAATATCTCAGACATTCTTGGCAATGCTATGCCACTTTAAGTTTGGTGTCTTCGTGTTCTACGCGGGTTGGATTGTTGTAATGACAATCtttattatacttttcttgCCCGAGACAAAAGGAATTCCTTTAGAGTCCATGTACATCGTATGGAGTAAACACTGGTTTTGGCGCCACTTTGTAAAAGTTCCCCAACAAAATCTTCCATGA